In candidate division TA06 bacterium, the DNA window CACCGAGGCCGGGTTCATGCTGAACTCGTCCAGGCCCAGGCCCAGCAACAGCGGCATAGCCAAAGGATCGGCGCACATCTCCCCGCACATTCCCACCCAGATCCCGGCCCGGTGGCCCTGTTCCGAGACCTCCCTTATCAGCCTTAAAACCGCCGGGTTGAAGGGATCATAGAGCTTGGCCACCTTCTGGTTGCTGCGGTCCACTGCCAGGGTGTACTGGGTCAGGTCGTTGGAGCCGATGCTGAAAAAGTCTACCTCCTTTGCCAGCTGGGCCGAGGTCAAAGCGGCCGAAGGTGTCTCCACCATTATCCCCATCTGGCATTCCGGGTCGAACTTCAGCCCCTGGCTTGAAAGCTCCTGCTTGACCCCGGCGATCAGCTGCTTGGCACTTATCACTTCGGACAGGCAGCAGATCATGGGCAGCATGATCTTGACCTTGCCGAAAGCCGAAGCCCTTAAGATGGCCCGGAGCTGGGTCTTGAGAACCTCGGGACGGTCCAGGCAAAACCTGATGGCCCGCCAGCCCATAAAAGGGTTGGCTTCGCTTAAGGGCCCTGTCTTATTGTCTAACTTGTCGCCGCCCAGGTCAAAGGTGCGGAAGATCACGGGGTCGGGGGCCAGCTTTTCCGCCACCTGGCGGTAGACCTCAAACTGCTCTTCCTCGGTGGGCAGATGGTCGGAGGTCAGGTACAGAAATTCTGTGCGGTAAAGACCCACTCCCTTGGCCCCGTGGGAAAGCACCGAGGCGGTCTCCTCCGGCATCTCGATATTGGCCGAAAGCTCCACCTGATGGCCGTCCTTGGTCACCGCCTTCTGGCGGCGCAGCCGTTTGAGGTTGGCCAGGTGCTTTAAGAAGACTTTCTGTTCCTCGCGATAGGTCTCCAGGGTTTGGGGACTGGGATTGAAGATGGCCAGGCCCCTGGCCCCGTCCACAATCAGTTCCTGGCCTGAGGAGACCTTCAGCAACAGGTTCTGGGCCCCCACCACCGCCGGGATCTCCAGGCTGCGGGCTACGATGGCGGTGTGGGAGGTCTTGCCTCCGGTTTCGGTAACGAAGCCCAGGATTTTTTTATGGAACATCAAGGCGGTATCGGCCGGGGAAAGCTCGGCGGCCAGCACGATGGCGTCCTTCGGCAGGTCCTGCATCGGCAGGGTGCTTTGGGCCTCGATGTGCTTGATCACCTGCCAGACCATGTCCCTGATATCGGCCGCCCGTTCCCTCAGATAGGCATTGCTGGAATTCTGCATGTTTTGGGCCACCTCTTCCATGACCTCCTTGAAGGACGAGGCCGCGTCCTGGCGCAGCTCTTTGATCCGGCGGGCGGTGCCGTCGAAGGTCTCGGGATCATCCAGCATCAATAGCTGGGCGTCCCAGATGGCGGCCGCCTCTTCGCCCATCCGCTGGGCGATCTGGTGTTTCAGGTCGGTGAATTCGGACTTGGCCCGGTTCAACCCGGACTTGAATTTCTCCATCTCCCGCCCGGTGTCCGCCACCCGGTATTTGACGGCCGAGACGGTCGGCTTGCGGTAGACGAAAGCCCTTCCGATGGCTATGCCCGGAGAGGCCGCCAGGCCGCTGATCCTGTATTCGGCGTTCACTTTATTAATCCTCGTTGAATTTATCGGATATCAGCCGGCCCAGGGCTTCCAGCGCCAGGGCTTCGTCCTCGCCCTCGGCCCGGACGGCGAGGATGGAACCGGGTTCGGCCGCCAGCATCATCACCCCCATAATGCTTTTGCCGTTGACCTCCACTTGGTCCTTGCGGACCCAGATCCTGGATTTGAATTTTCCGGCGGTTTTGACGAACAGGGCGGCCGGCCGGGCGTGCATTCCCAACCGGTTGACGATGGTAAAAGCTTTTTCCTGCATCAAACGGGCTTGTGCTCCAATGTAATATTCAAGGTTTGCGGCCGGCCCGGAGAAAGTCTTATTCTTTTATGCCATAAAAAACAGGAGCACTGGTAGTTCCGCTCCAGCCCCGATTCCGACTGGGAGACGGTCTCTACCGGAAAACGCCAGAGATCCCAGGCCTGGGACAGATCAAAGTCTATGGTAAGGCCCCGGTGATCATCAATTACCGAAAGCTGGGAAATTTCCTGATCCTGAACCCGGACATTAAGGGCTTCGGTGGACAGTATCTGGCTCAAGCTCCGGCAATGCCGGCCGAAGCCTGATGACAACAGGCCGAAATTGAATTCTATCCCCGGCCAGATATCCATTTCGCTTGGACCTCTGTTGACCCAGTTGTACTCAACCGCAAATAACCGTCCGACGCCGAATATGATCTTTTTGGTGATGGTCAAATCTTTTATTGGTTTTGTTAGTTCTACCGTGACCTGTTCTGCTTCCCTGTATGTTTTATGGAACCAGGCCCCGACGAGACCGGTTTCCTGCTCCTGGTGGCAGTTGCGGAAAAAAGATTCCAAATCCGTCTCCGGCCCCAGCAGGTGGTCCACCAGCCCCACCCGGCGGAAGGAATCGTAGAAAAGGATGTCCTGCAGGCCGTCTTCCTTGGAGACCACCATCTCGTGAATGCTCTTGCCCTGGGCCTGGCCCTGACCGGCCGATTGGGAAATATTGCGGTGATAACTTTCGGGCCGGCGGGCCAGGGTGTCGAACAGGTTTATTTCTTTTTCTTTGACGTCCCACTCCAACAGGCTTCCTCCCGCAGCCGGAGAAAGATATAACCGGTTATAGCGGTTGGAAAGCTCCACTTCGTTTTGGCCGTTGCCGTCAAAATCAAATTCCCTGATCTCAAAGACAGGAACGACAGTCTGGGAATTAGCTTCCATCAGGTTTTCGGCCCGGATCAGGTGTCTATACAAGGACTCGCGCAGATGCGGCAGGTATAGGCCGCCGAAAACGCCGTGCCAGTAACCGCAGTTGCACTGACCCCGGTACAGTTCCCGCAGGACCTCGGGACCCTGGCCGGCTGCCTTGGCCGAGACCGAGAGCATCTTGCGATAGATATTATTGGACTCGGGATATTTGGTCAGAAAATCCCGCCAGGTTCCGCCTTTGACAAACGGGCTGTAGCGCGGATAACTGCCTTCGGCTTTCAGCCTCTGGGCCAGTTCCGAATAGACGGCTTCGGCTTTCGGCTCCAGCGCCCATTCCCCCATCTCGGCGTAGGAGGCGGTGGGCAGGTAGATCCGGCCCTTGGCGGGAATCGTTTCCAGGGCCTGGCTGAAAGTGACCAGTTCCAGCCATTCCCGGTTCTTATCCAGTTCGTTCAGAAAGTTTTTCAGCCAGCCCTTTTCATAGGCCAGTTCGTGGGTGCCGGGCCAGACCCCGAACTTCTCCCCGTCGTCGGCCAGTATGGCCAGCGCATCCCGGTCCGGCTGGCGCAGGCTTTTCAGATGGGAGATGACCTCGTCCACATTATGAAATGGCGCCAGATAGCGGAGCTTTTGGCTGATGGGAAATACCGCCAGCGGTTTGCCCTGGTCTTCGGTGATGTAATGGCCGTTCAGGTCTTCGTCGGTCTTGCCGGAGCACTTGAAATGATAATCGTCCAGCACCGTATATTTTATTCCAGCGTCCGCCAGCACCGAGGCCAGCCCCGGCTCCCAGACCCGCTCGGCCAGCCAGGCCCCGGCCGGGGCCCGCCCGAATCTGTTCTTCAGAAATTCCGACATCATATTCAGCTGGCCCTGCTTGTCACGGTCGGGAATGGCCGGCATGATGGGCTCGTAAAAGCCCCCGCCCAGCAACTCCATCTGCCCGGCCCGGACCATTTGGCCCAGCTGGTCCAGGTATTCCGGATGATGCTGTTCCAGCCACTCCCACAAGCAGCCGCTGTTGTGCAGGGTAAACCTGAACCAGGGATGGCCGGCCACCAAATCCAGAAAAGGCTTATAGGCCTTCTGGTAGGCGTCCTCAAACACGAAATCAAAATTGCCCACCGGCTGGTGGTTGTGAACCCCGAATATGAATTTTAGTTTGGACATCAGTAGCGTCCGGTTGTTTTTACAAGAAAATTGTAGAATGCAGATGGGGCAATGGTCTTAGAGGTTTCATCATGTAATCGATTTGAATTCAGGCTCAAAAATCACCTATTGATTCGCAAGGACTTATACCACGAAAAACGCCATTTCCCATAATAACCGGACAGTAGTGTTTGGGCATAGATGATTGATTTATTTTGAACTCATCCCCTTGCCATTAACAGGCAGCCCATATAGGCGGGCAGGCCGTCCCCTTCTCTTATTTATTTTTCAAGAGAAGGGGTGCAAGGGGTTGAGTTGGTATTCTCATAACTAACAATGTAAGCAATCTAATGAAACCCGATCCCTCCTGCGGCGGACAAGCGGGGTTTAAACCCCAAGAGATTATTTTTATCATTCAACCACGAGCTAAAGCTCGTGGCAATGGAAATAGAATAATTAGCGTTGGGGTTGAGTTCCCTCGTCCTATTTTCTTCTATTCTGCGGTTGGACAGTTGGGCCGGCGGGATTGACGGTTGCCGGGGTCACTATACCTCCCGAGAACACTACCGCCGCCTCGCGCATGGCGTCCAAGAGATTGGACACGTCGCCGGCGTATTTCCGGGAAAAGGCCTGGTCTATCTCCCCGGTCTTTACGTCCATTACCCGCAGTTCCACCACATACATCATGCCCAGTTTGCCAATGGTGCCGCCCACCATCTTCTGCACGCCCAATAGCTGGCCGGCCTCCACCAGGCAGGCCCCCTGGTCGCAGGCCCCGCTCTGCTGGAAGCCCTGTTCCTTGAGGATTTCGTCGCGCTTGGAGCGTTCTACTACCTTGTAGAACTTGGTGTTCACGAACTCGTTCAGCAGTTTGTCGGTCAGCATGGACACTTCCTGGGGAGACAGACCCGAGGTAACGTTCAGGTCCATCACCGAGATGGTGAGCTTGGGTCCCTGGGGCGCCGGGACCGAAGAATAGCCGGGTTGAGTCTGATCGGGCGGGGTCCCGGCCGGTTTGCCCAGCCTGGAGCCGGTAGTGGTGCGTACCATTGTGGCCGCGCAGCCTGCCAGAAGGAGGGCCGGTAACAGGCCGATGATGCCCGATGCCAATTTTCTCTTCATTTTATTCTCCGTTTTCTATTTGGATTTTATTTTTCGTTCACCAGAAACATGCATTTATCCATCAATGCTTATTAAGCGTCAGGCCGATATTTGGTTTGGCGGTCATTGTTATCTTGCAATATTTGTTGGCGAAGTTATATCCGTTTCAGGCATCCTCATCCATATCTTGCCGTCAAGTATTTTGCCCGCTTTCTTCTTGTTGAATCCGCCCCATTGTTTAAAGAAAAACGGCACTTTAGCTTTTATACATTGATCTCTCAATTCCCTGGCCCATTCGGGTTGCATGGGGCGCGCGCCCGGGCCGGACTCGCCGCCTACTATCGCCCAATCTATACCGGTTAAATCAACCTTGCCAATCTGCTCCAGCAGGGGTTCAAAAGAAATGAACTTAACCTTGGCTTTGGTGGCGCGCAAGCTGTCTATCCTGTATAGATGCTCTTTATCTTCTACCGTTACCCCCATCCATACATTATCAGGCCAGGGCAATTCAGGAGCAATATCGAACAACCGCTCGGCCCGCTTGGTTAGCGCTTGGTAAGTATGCCAATGGGCGCTCTCCATTACATTAAACACCCGTTGGATGAATGATACCGGCACGTTTTCGTGGAATAGATCGCCCATTGAATTAACGAAGATCATCCTGGGCTTGCGCCAGCCTAAAGGATAATCCAACATAGCCGGATGCGTCGTGACCTTAAACCCTTTCCTGTAATTATGCGAGCCCATAGCTTTCAGCCGTCTGGTCATTCGCTCGGCATAGCAATTGGCGCAACCCGGGCTGGTTTTGGTGCAACCTGTAACAGGGTTCCAAGTTGCCTCCGTCCATTCTATATGCGTATTAGTTGCCATAAGGTTTAACCGAACATGTTAGTTTGCGGGTTACCGTATTTTTTTGTTTCTTTCCAAAATGTTTTACCTAAATCATGTTTACTGAAGAAGGCCAACCTATATAAAGGCGCTTTCCTTTGTTGGTTTCTTACTAAAACTGATTCATGGTCTTCATTTTGCTTGTAACCCAAGTCCCCCATATGTTTGGAAAACTCACCGAGTACAAATAGACCAAAATTGGCGTTGGGTACTTTAAATTTTTCCCATCTATCTCTCCAATCAGAGTAGCCAATAAATTTTTCTACATTATTATTGCTTGGTCCTTTATAAGTATCTGCATTTCTTTTTGCATCCATATCTGTGGGTATCAATACTAAAAAATCTGTCCGCCGTGCTTTGGCTATTGCTTCGATAGTATTAAATGATAGATTGTCTAATTTATATGGGTCTGTAAAACAAAATGTCAAGACCTTGTTGTCTTTCCCTGGCACAGGGATATTGTCAATTATCGCCTCTGTAGACATATTTACATCGCCCACGATATAGCTTGCATCAATGTTGTGCTCGCCATTCTCAACCCTTTTTTGCAGCGCCTTGAGCTTGGCTTCATCACTATCGCAAAATAGGTATTTGCTAAATTTATTTGAAAGTTTTATTGCTAATATCGGGGTGGATTCAACGATTTCACCTGTAGATTTGATTTTTGATCTACCAGCACCAGCAAATAGGTCAATATAAACAAGTGTATCCCATTTGTCCTTCATACTTCTGGTAAATATATCTGCATAATTTTGCATCAATAGATATTTACCTTTTGCCCAAATTCCTACTTCAGGTGTAATCAATCCATCGTCTTCCATAATAACTCCAATAATTTAATTCCCCTCAATAACCTTCTTCTCCGCTTCATTCAGCCCATACAACCTATACACTAGTTCATCAATTTTACGGTCTATGGCGGCAATGTCGTGCTTATTGCGCTGGCGTAGTTCCGGGGTTTTGTTTTGCTTAAGCATTTCTTTTACTAAAACAACAAGCTGGTCGTGCATTGCTTTGTCTTTTTTGTTTTTAAAATCTATTTTACGTATTGGCAACTGCAATACTGTTGTTTGCCTTAAATGCGGAAAAGCTATTTTCTTTTCTTCACCGTATTTTGCAAAATAATACTTAGACATAAGTTTAGAATTTAAAATACCCAGGTAATACTTCAAGTCATATATTGCTTGTTTATTTTTAAAGATGTAGATGACCTGTATAACATAGCTGTCCTTGTCTAATGTTGCATTTATGCCTGTACCCGTTTTTCTTATAATAATTTTTTCGCCAACATATGATTCTGGTTGTTTATAATCAATATTTCTTGAACCTAATTTTAGGTAATGACAGCTATCGGTATAGTATCTACCCATGTCACCGCCGACTAAAAATTTAACATACCCTTCTTTTTTCTCTGTAAAAACAATACTGCTTTTTTTGCCTATTTCTACACCTCTTGCATTAGTTACAAAATCACCGTAATTTAAAGACGCTTCTTCTATTTTAGTAAAAATACTTGAAAGTTTATTGTTTTGGGTTATTGAAAACAAATACTGCCCATCTTTAGCTATATTGCCTTGTAAGAGTTTGTTTGTTTTAAATATGCTAATTTTGTTTTCAATTTCGTACTTTACTTTGAAAGTATTTTTAATATTGTTTTTTTCATCGATTGACTTATCAAAAAATAACAACAGAGACGGCATTTTTACACCCTCAAATATTTTTTCACCCACATCAACGATTTCAGTAATCCTTACTTTATGGGCCAAATATTTACGCAACATAATATAATCTGGATTCATTATCCACCTGCTGGGAACAATAAAACCAAATTTTCCGTGTTCTTTCATTACTTCATTGGATTTTTCAACAAAACAACTAAAGATGTCATATTGTTTTCTTGCCGTGCTGTATCTATGTTCGTAATATTTCTTGTTTGGCATATCCATGAATTTTGACTGTATCCACGGCGGATTTCCAATCACTGCATCAAAGCCTTGCCCTGAGCGTGCCGAAGGGCCGCCCCCCACAAACACCTCTGGGAAAGCTACCTGATAATTGAACGGTTTCTGGTCTTTAACATCCTTGAAATAACCCCTCAGATTCTCATTCAAATCCCTGTTAAGCCCGCTTTCAAAAACCTTTATGTTTTCCAACAGGTTTTCCTTGTCTTCTTCATCCTTGGCCCTGTGAAATTCATTCCGCAACTTGATAAGCTTGGGTATCTCCGGCTCGGCGTCATACCAGGGAAACAACTCGCCCTCATGCTTCTTCTCGAACATCTGTCCCGATATCAGCGAATTGCCCTCCCTTATGTTAAGGCTTAAATTGGGCAGAAGTTTGTCGCCGGGCAGATCCCTCCAATTCAAGCCCTCCAATGCCTTGAGCATTAAATTAAGCTTGGTTATCTCCACCGCCCGCTCGTCAAGGTCAACGCCAAACAGGTTGTTTTGCAGGATGGCTTTGGTTATGTCAAAATCCCGCATGGCCGCTGTCTGGCCTTTGTTCTTGGCCAGCTCGTAAGCCTTGTAAAAACAATCGAAAGCGCAGATCAGGAAAGACCCCGAACCGCAGGCCGGGTCCAGCACTTTAATTTTCTTGATTTCTTCGGTGGTCCGGACTTTAGCCAGTAACTCGCCCACCGTATTTTTTACGATATAGTCAACTATATAATCCGGGGTGTAGTAAATGCCCTGGCTTTTGCGGTTTGTTTTAACCTGTACGTTTAAATCATCGCTCTTTCGGGCTTTGCGTAAAAGCTCGCCCAGATAGTTCTCGTAAACCTCGCCGATGATATGCACCGAGATGTCTTTGAAATCAAAATCGGTCACCTGCCTGACTATGGGAGCTATGACCTCGTTGTCCAAAGCAAAATCGTCTATCGGCTGATGGGTGAACAGCTCGGTGTTGAACTTCTGCTCCATCTGCTTAAAGACGTTCTTAAGCTCTTTATAGGTGTTATCCTTGGTTTCCAGCACCGCCCTTAAATGATCCTCGTTTATTATGCCCTTGTCGTGGCAAACGTCCATAAAGATCAGGCGGTCCAATATCCGCTGGGTATAAAGGTCTATTTCGTCGGTATTATATTTGTCTTTATATTTGTGGTTGACATGGTTTCTTAAAGTTTCCCGCCAGCCCGTTAGTTTATTGAAGAATTTTGCCTTGGTATCGGCCAGTATAATTTCCTTGGGATAATACAGCGGATTGGGGTCTATCTTGCCTTTGTTGTGGCAAACATATTCCCGGCTGATCAGCTTTAAAAAAGCCAGGCCTTCGTCCGAAAGCAGATCAGTATAAAACCGCTTGTCGGCCTTGGGCCACAACAGAGAGTGAAAGGCATACCTTTTGCCGTAAATATCTTTATGGACCACATTATATAGCCGCCATTCCACGAAGTTGGTCAGCACGCCCCAGTAAACCCCTTCGGCCCGGCAATAGCCGTAAAGCTGCTCTTCGAAGGTTTTTCTCTTTTTGCCTGAGCCGTAATAACCGTCAAGCTTATCAAGCTTCCTGGCATCCTTGCACTCCACCACCAGCATGTTGTCCTTGCTTTTGTCGTGCAAAACTATATCCGGGAAATTGCCGGTGTTCACGCCCTGGCTGGCGCCCTGCTGCCAGTCGCCATCCCGCCAGCCCAGCAGTTCCAAAACCTTGACCACATAACTTGACTGCACCTGCATCTCGGCCATGTGATGGATGTTGTTGGCCTGGGCCTGGGCCACTAATTTTTCAAGTTCTGCTTTTAGCATTTAAGGCCGTTTTTAGGTTAATTTACCCAACTTGTTGCTATTTTTAGTCTTATTACTACCATCCAAGGCTAAATACTATGCACTTTGACCCAAATACCATATAAAATGTCCTAAATTACCCGGTAAACACCCTTAATACCATAGAATACGACCTCAATACCATGTCGGACGCCTCATATTCCGTGTATTATGACCTTAATACCATGTAATATGCCCCATATTCCGTGGAATACGACCTCAATACCATGTAATACACCCCATATTCCGTGGAATACGACCCAAATACCATGTAATATGCCCCATATTCCATAGAATACAACCTCAATACCATGTCATACGCCTATTATTCCATGTAATATGACCCTGATTCCGTCTACTTTGCATCTTTGTACCCCCGTTTTAACGCCGCTTTATAGCGCAGATTTAAACTCCGGCCCAAGCCTTTTATTTTCATGGAATCGTAGGTGCATTGGCGGCAGAGCCGGGTGCCAGTCCGGCCGCCGGCGTCTAACTTCATATGTCCCACTCTTACGCTATTATTCAGCATCCACAGGACCAGGCCTATCTTCATGGTTCTGGCGTTGCCGCAACTGCGGCAGGTTA includes these proteins:
- the ptsP gene encoding phosphoenolpyruvate--protein phosphotransferase — encoded protein: MNAEYRISGLAASPGIAIGRAFVYRKPTVSAVKYRVADTGREMEKFKSGLNRAKSEFTDLKHQIAQRMGEEAAAIWDAQLLMLDDPETFDGTARRIKELRQDAASSFKEVMEEVAQNMQNSSNAYLRERAADIRDMVWQVIKHIEAQSTLPMQDLPKDAIVLAAELSPADTALMFHKKILGFVTETGGKTSHTAIVARSLEIPAVVGAQNLLLKVSSGQELIVDGARGLAIFNPSPQTLETYREEQKVFLKHLANLKRLRRQKAVTKDGHQVELSANIEMPEETASVLSHGAKGVGLYRTEFLYLTSDHLPTEEEQFEVYRQVAEKLAPDPVIFRTFDLGGDKLDNKTGPLSEANPFMGWRAIRFCLDRPEVLKTQLRAILRASAFGKVKIMLPMICCLSEVISAKQLIAGVKQELSSQGLKFDPECQMGIMVETPSAALTSAQLAKEVDFFSIGSNDLTQYTLAVDRSNQKVAKLYDPFNPAVLRLIREVSEQGHRAGIWVGMCGEMCADPLAMPLLLGLGLDEFSMNPASVPEIKRMIMHLSVDECRKVAANVMEESDPAVIRRMLFDFVVQILPDLKLAGQICSLEPN
- a CDS encoding HPr family phosphocarrier protein gives rise to the protein MQEKAFTIVNRLGMHARPAALFVKTAGKFKSRIWVRKDQVEVNGKSIMGVMMLAAEPGSILAVRAEGEDEALALEALGRLISDKFNED
- a CDS encoding DUF1926 domain-containing protein; this translates as MSKLKFIFGVHNHQPVGNFDFVFEDAYQKAYKPFLDLVAGHPWFRFTLHNSGCLWEWLEQHHPEYLDQLGQMVRAGQMELLGGGFYEPIMPAIPDRDKQGQLNMMSEFLKNRFGRAPAGAWLAERVWEPGLASVLADAGIKYTVLDDYHFKCSGKTDEDLNGHYITEDQGKPLAVFPISQKLRYLAPFHNVDEVISHLKSLRQPDRDALAILADDGEKFGVWPGTHELAYEKGWLKNFLNELDKNREWLELVTFSQALETIPAKGRIYLPTASYAEMGEWALEPKAEAVYSELAQRLKAEGSYPRYSPFVKGGTWRDFLTKYPESNNIYRKMLSVSAKAAGQGPEVLRELYRGQCNCGYWHGVFGGLYLPHLRESLYRHLIRAENLMEANSQTVVPVFEIREFDFDGNGQNEVELSNRYNRLYLSPAAGGSLLEWDVKEKEINLFDTLARRPESYHRNISQSAGQGQAQGKSIHEMVVSKEDGLQDILFYDSFRRVGLVDHLLGPETDLESFFRNCHQEQETGLVGAWFHKTYREAEQVTVELTKPIKDLTITKKIIFGVGRLFAVEYNWVNRGPSEMDIWPGIEFNFGLLSSGFGRHCRSLSQILSTEALNVRVQDQEISQLSVIDDHRGLTIDFDLSQAWDLWRFPVETVSQSESGLERNYQCSCFLWHKRIRLSPGRPQTLNITLEHKPV
- a CDS encoding phage Gp37/Gp68 family protein codes for the protein MATNTHIEWTEATWNPVTGCTKTSPGCANCYAERMTRRLKAMGSHNYRKGFKVTTHPAMLDYPLGWRKPRMIFVNSMGDLFHENVPVSFIQRVFNVMESAHWHTYQALTKRAERLFDIAPELPWPDNVWMGVTVEDKEHLYRIDSLRATKAKVKFISFEPLLEQIGKVDLTGIDWAIVGGESGPGARPMQPEWARELRDQCIKAKVPFFFKQWGGFNKKKAGKILDGKIWMRMPETDITSPTNIAR
- the tcmP gene encoding three-Cys-motif partner protein TcmP, with the translated sequence MEDDGLITPEVGIWAKGKYLLMQNYADIFTRSMKDKWDTLVYIDLFAGAGRSKIKSTGEIVESTPILAIKLSNKFSKYLFCDSDEAKLKALQKRVENGEHNIDASYIVGDVNMSTEAIIDNIPVPGKDNKVLTFCFTDPYKLDNLSFNTIEAIAKARRTDFLVLIPTDMDAKRNADTYKGPSNNNVEKFIGYSDWRDRWEKFKVPNANFGLFVLGEFSKHMGDLGYKQNEDHESVLVRNQQRKAPLYRLAFFSKHDLGKTFWKETKKYGNPQTNMFG
- a CDS encoding N-6 DNA methylase — protein: MLKAELEKLVAQAQANNIHHMAEMQVQSSYVVKVLELLGWRDGDWQQGASQGVNTGNFPDIVLHDKSKDNMLVVECKDARKLDKLDGYYGSGKKRKTFEEQLYGYCRAEGVYWGVLTNFVEWRLYNVVHKDIYGKRYAFHSLLWPKADKRFYTDLLSDEGLAFLKLISREYVCHNKGKIDPNPLYYPKEIILADTKAKFFNKLTGWRETLRNHVNHKYKDKYNTDEIDLYTQRILDRLIFMDVCHDKGIINEDHLRAVLETKDNTYKELKNVFKQMEQKFNTELFTHQPIDDFALDNEVIAPIVRQVTDFDFKDISVHIIGEVYENYLGELLRKARKSDDLNVQVKTNRKSQGIYYTPDYIVDYIVKNTVGELLAKVRTTEEIKKIKVLDPACGSGSFLICAFDCFYKAYELAKNKGQTAAMRDFDITKAILQNNLFGVDLDERAVEITKLNLMLKALEGLNWRDLPGDKLLPNLSLNIREGNSLISGQMFEKKHEGELFPWYDAEPEIPKLIKLRNEFHRAKDEEDKENLLENIKVFESGLNRDLNENLRGYFKDVKDQKPFNYQVAFPEVFVGGGPSARSGQGFDAVIGNPPWIQSKFMDMPNKKYYEHRYSTARKQYDIFSCFVEKSNEVMKEHGKFGFIVPSRWIMNPDYIMLRKYLAHKVRITEIVDVGEKIFEGVKMPSLLLFFDKSIDEKNNIKNTFKVKYEIENKISIFKTNKLLQGNIAKDGQYLFSITQNNKLSSIFTKIEEASLNYGDFVTNARGVEIGKKSSIVFTEKKEGYVKFLVGGDMGRYYTDSCHYLKLGSRNIDYKQPESYVGEKIIIRKTGTGINATLDKDSYVIQVIYIFKNKQAIYDLKYYLGILNSKLMSKYYFAKYGEEKKIAFPHLRQTTVLQLPIRKIDFKNKKDKAMHDQLVVLVKEMLKQNKTPELRQRNKHDIAAIDRKIDELVYRLYGLNEAEKKVIEGN